A region of the Vigna unguiculata cultivar IT97K-499-35 chromosome 9, ASM411807v1, whole genome shotgun sequence genome:
TTGgaattaaaaaatggaaaagtCAAACATTTTATGTAATTAAGAAAGTTTTGGTTTCCTCAAAGGAGTCAGAATTCTAACGCATGCTTTTACTCCCATTGCCCCCATTTTATTATTGCTTTTAATGCACAAGTCCTCCTTAGTACTACCAAAATTACTCTCCATGcaccatttcttttctttctttattctaAAACAAAAGTGTTGCAAACAATAACTGATACACCAAACCCCAATAATAAAAGTGTTAATATCACCTCTTTCACAACCCCCTAATAACTTTCTCAGTATTTGaccctttctttctctctctctctctctctctctctctctctctctctctttctctctcacacTTCCTTCTCTGCCATGGAAGATGATGAAGCATGCATCACCAGTCTTAGCCTTGGACTAGGAATGGGGGGCCATGTGCCGAAGAAGGAGAAGCAGAAACTCCCTTGTTTGGACCTAACGTTTCAGATttgtccaaagggggagaaaaccATTCACGTGGATAAACAACATCTTCTTCATGGTGATGATAAGGCAAAAGGGTTGTTATGTTTGAAGCATCCCAGTGAAAATAACAGCCCTGATAGCAGCAACAACAGCAGTAACGGCAGCAGAAAGAAACTGAAGCTTACGAAGGAGCAATCAGCCACCCTTGAAGATATTTTCAAGCTGCATAGCACTCTTAACCCCGTAttcatttttctctcctttcatCACGAACTACTCTTTCTGGTTTTTCATTTCATGGAAGCTGATTCAATAACTGCATGTTGAATTACGATACAATATAGATTGTGTTGTTGGTTTTTGTTGAACTGGAGATGATTAATAAAAGGGAAATTATTTATgggttggttggttggtttTGGTTTCATCACATGCAGGCACAGAAGCAGGCACTCGCTgatcaattgaatttaaaacatAGACAGGTTGAAGTTTGGTTTCAGAACAGAAGAGCAAggtatgatgatgatgatcattTATGGGTGGTTTCGTTTCTTAAACTCTATTATGAACCTTAAAAATGAGTGTTTGAATTTCTGGGGTGGTTCAGTTttggttttattattattattattatctcttTCTGTCTTGTCTGTGAAGTTTACGATGGAAAAAGGAAGGAAATTTTTGTTAACCCTTTTTCGTGTTGACTTGACTGTGCATTAAAGTGTGTGTTGTATTGAGTTTTCAGGACGAAGCTGAAGCAAACAGAGGTGGATTGCGAGTTCCTGAAGAAATGCTGTGAGAAATTAACCGATGAGAATCTGAGACTGAAGAAGGAATTGCAAGAGCTGCGTGCACAGAAGATTGGAGCAAAACCATTGTACATTCAAGTGTCGAAGGCGACAACCTTGAACATTTGTTCATCGTGCGAGAAAGAATTGAAGCCGAATGAAGGGAAGAAAGGAGGCATTTCCGATGTGGTCCGAAAGAGCGTAGGGGTAAAGGGCATTTAGAGGAGGGTATAAGGAACTCATAATTTGATGAAAGATAATTGGAATGTCAGAATCAAATATTGATGATTAATCAGGAAAGAAGGAAAGTACACATTCTCAGTCCCCACATCGAATAATATGTATAGCCGTGTAGGACTGCGTGTGGTATAGGCCAGCTAGCTCCATAGTTAAGTTAACTTTCCGTCTCTTTCTATTCATTCAAATACTTCATATTCATCAAAATtaacaaacaattttatttcctttattctaAAATCAATATCTGTTTTTACCTTCTGTCTCATTCATGaaaaccttttatttattttttgtttcattaacaAATCAGTAATCCTTAATCTCATCTCTTTATAAACAATATGTAGAAATGttactaatataaaaaatgggAAATGTTGTATggttaatgattattttttatatatgtttaaaacttcgaaaaagaaaaaaaaatacaaaagaataaatatgttttcaatttcttaaagttcagttccacattttttttaaatatttttgtttgtttttagtTTAACGCTGTTTCATATAAAGacaattattttacatatattaataatagagAAACTATAATTAAAACAAGAAGTGAGAACCGCTAAAACTAAACTCTACATAAATGTGAAATGttaggatatatatataatacttgaatggttatttttaagtttttaattaaaaatagattcctttttcagaataaactataaaaaaattataatacttttagaagattgatattttaatgacgataataataattttaaaattaaaaaacaattaatttgtGGGTAGTTGATTTCACAAGAAGAAAATTATAAGCTTGTGTTTTCCATGACGTGAAAGATGGGTATTGACGTTCAAATTCTACTTCTACGTTGAATGACTCACTAGCAAATTCAACATTGTTTTCTTAAACCCCTCTCCTACGAGAAAACACGTTGATAAGGAACATTGCACGAGTTCAATCACTAGAAGAagcacttttctttttctcttagtttctttttcttgataATTTTAGCATAGAAATCTTCTTCCTATGTACCAATGTAACCAATGTAACTTACGATACACTTCTCCTATAGTAATTAGTatgacaattaaaaaaaaaaaactaacacaAATTGGACGttaagaaaaccaaaatgataattaaaaaaaaaaaagaagaaagaaagaatgtTAGAGAGATTATGATTAAGTATTAATTATAATGTGTAATGATGATAACAGATATCTTAGAATATTAGTTCGAACTAGTCAATTGTGATGGGAAAGATTTGTGTGTGAACTAACAACATCAGATTTGGTTTATCTTTGTCTCTTTCATGgtttggtttaattaattttatggtCAATGGAGCAATCCACAAAACAAAAAGGGTCTGAAATTAATGAGAATAGGGCAATGGCCATTGGTGGAAATAGCAAGGTCTTTGAGGAAGACACAGACTTCACCATCTTCCTAGAAACTTCTTCTTAGTGTGAACTTTCCCACCTTATCTCTTTCCATGTTAATCTTTACATATGATTAAGAGAATATATACTTTCAAATACatattataatcaaaatttGACTCATTATActaaatctataaaatatatttttattttttaatttagttaatgTAAGAGATTAAATCATActtacaaatattttgttttatatttttcattttaacttaaaatcCAATTAAGTCAAGAAAAACGAATGTTTTTATCATGTTATTATtcatttgttaaatattaatgagTAACTGAAAACAAAGTCAGTAAATAAGAGACGTTTATCTTCAGGCTTGTCTTTTTTTGTTTAGGGAATTTTTAGGGCTTGTAAATAACCGATAACAAGAATACTTTAATGGAAATAACATTGAGAGAACAagttatattagtttttaaattatgaaaatgagcattaattgataaaaaaatacttttaattttttaactagtaTGCTTGAGGAACTGAAgcaatatcttttatttttgacCTTTTCTTAAATGcaatactaattaaaaatttgactACGAACGTCCAAATTTATAGTTATTAATTGAGTCTTTGACTGGATGTTTTTTTCTTTGGGAAATATGCTCAATTAAAAAAGAGAATATGAGATaataccaaattaaatatattataaatcaagtacttttttaattatctcAAATCcaggaaaaataattataaacaataGTTGAAGTAACATTGTATACCTTCCATATATTTTGTTAGTATCTTCAAAGAAACATCTGAAATGACTATTGAAATAATGTATgtaatgtgaaaaaaattaaaggaaaacctattttttttcagtttgtCAGATACTCAGATTTTCccattgtttttcttaaaaaa
Encoded here:
- the LOC114164436 gene encoding homeobox-leucine zipper protein HAT22-like, whose product is MEDDEACITSLSLGLGMGGHVPKKEKQKLPCLDLTFQICPKGEKTIHVDKQHLLHGDDKAKGLLCLKHPSENNSPDSSNNSSNGSRKKLKLTKEQSATLEDIFKLHSTLNPAQKQALADQLNLKHRQVEVWFQNRRARTKLKQTEVDCEFLKKCCEKLTDENLRLKKELQELRAQKIGAKPLYIQVSKATTLNICSSCEKELKPNEGKKGGISDVVRKSVGVKGI